The nucleotide sequence GACTCTTGACGCGGTCTTCATCACGCACGAGCACCCCGACCACTTCCTCGACATCTACGCCCTCGCCGCGCTTTTGCGCTACGCCCCCCAAGGCCCGCTCGCCCCGCTCGCGCTCTGGCTGCCACCCGGCCTCTTCGAACGCATGGGCTGCTTGCTCTCCGAACGCGGCCGGGACGAGCTCGCCGAGGCCTTCGTCGTGCACGAGCTCACTGCCGAGAAGCCCGTGCGCTTCGGCGAGCTGACGATTACCCCGCACCTGGTGGAGCACGTCGATCCGACGTTCGCGCTCATCGCCGAGGGCCCTGGCGGGACACGCGTGTGCTACACATCCGACACCGCACCCGGCCCAGCCGCACTCGCTGCAGCTCGCGGAGCTTCGCTTCTGATCGCTGAGGCGACTCTGCCTCAGCGCTACCAAGGTCGCGCCGCCCATCTGACCGCCGCCCAAGCTGGCGAGCTGGCACGCGAGGCGCAGGTAGAGCATCTGATCCTCTCGCATATCTGGCCGACCAACGACAAGGCTGCGATGCTCAGAGAGGCCGAGGCGGCCTTCGGCGGCAAAGTTTCGATCGCAACCGAATTCGACGCATACGACCTGGAAGAAGGAGACACACCATGACACGACCCGACGGACGCCGACCCGACCAGTTGCGCCCGATCAAAGCGACCAGACGCTACCTTCGGCATGCCTACGGAAGCTGCATGTTCGAACTCGGAGACACTCGCGTGCTCTGTGCGGCGACGATCACAGACGGAGTGCCCCCGTGGCTGAAAGGCAAGGGCCAGGGCTGGATAACCGCCGAATACTCGCTGCTGCCCGCGTCGACCCACACACGCAGCCGTCGGGAGGTGACCTCAGGTGGCATCAAAGGCCGCACCCACGAGATCCAGCGCCTGATCGGTCGCTCGCTGCGCTCGATCATCGATTTGCGCACCTTAGGCGGCGAGGTCACTCTCTATGTCGACTGCGATGTCATCCAGGCCGACGGCGGGACGCGCTCTGCGGCGGTCAC is from Actinomycetota bacterium and encodes:
- a CDS encoding MBL fold metallo-hydrolase, with product MRVTVLGSSASYAGPGQACSGYLVEHADVRVLMDCGNGVVANLAAVADPTTLDAVFITHEHPDHFLDIYALAALLRYAPQGPLAPLALWLPPGLFERMGCLLSERGRDELAEAFVVHELTAEKPVRFGELTITPHLVEHVDPTFALIAEGPGGTRVCYTSDTAPGPAALAAARGASLLIAEATLPQRYQGRAAHLTAAQAGELAREAQVEHLILSHIWPTNDKAAMLREAEAAFGGKVSIATEFDAYDLEEGDTP
- the rph gene encoding ribonuclease PH, coding for MTRPDGRRPDQLRPIKATRRYLRHAYGSCMFELGDTRVLCAATITDGVPPWLKGKGQGWITAEYSLLPASTHTRSRREVTSGGIKGRTHEIQRLIGRSLRSIIDLRTLGGEVTLYVDCDVIQADGGTRSAAVTGAYLAVHDALSTWCDAGRIPEVPLLGQVAATSVGMVAGELVLDLDYAEDSTAEIDMNVVMDGEGRFIEVQGTGEQTPFDRDRLNSMLDMATAGIESIAAFQRRVIEGQGDVFEL